A genome region from Glycine max cultivar Williams 82 chromosome 5, Glycine_max_v4.0, whole genome shotgun sequence includes the following:
- the LOC102665953 gene encoding uncharacterized mitochondrial protein AtMg00810-like, protein MGSNPTMFEELKKVMIKEFEMTDIGLVSYYLGIEAKQKEDGIFISQQNYAKEMLKKFKMDNYKPIGTPMECKMKLSKFDEAEKVDATYFKSLMGSLQYLMCTRPGILYGIRLISRYMETPTTTHLNAAK, encoded by the coding sequence ATGGGAAGTAATCCAACTATGTTTGAAGAGTTAAAGAAAGTAATGATCAAGGAGTTTGAGATGACTGATATTGGACTAGTGTCATACTATCTTGGTATTGAGGCAAAGCAGAAGGAAGATGGAATCTTTATTTCACAACAAAACTACGCAAAGGAGATgctcaagaaattcaagatgGATAACTACAAGCCAATTGGAACACCAATGGAGTGCAAAATGAAGTTATCAAAGTTCGACGAAGCAGAAAAGGTGGATGCTACATATTTCAAGAGTTTGATGGGTAGTTTGCAATATTTGATGTGCACAAGACCAGGCATTCTATATGGTATTAGACTCATTAGTCGATACATGGAGACTCCAACCACTACTCATCTCAACGCCGCAAAATGA